GAACATCTACCAGGGTAGCGGCGCTCCAATGCTCGGCTGCATAAGGCCCAGCCACCCGGCCGACAAGTACTTCGAGCCGGTTTACAAGGCCCTCGGCCTCACCGGTGCAGGCAACGAGGAGCTTGCCCTCAAGCTTATAGCCGATGCCATGCAGAAGGCCGCTCAGGAGGTTGCCAAGTACGGCCACACCCTCGAGAAGAAGGAGGGAATGTGGTACTTCGATGGCGAGCCGGTTACCATCAAGTTCATCATCCGTATCGAGGATGAGAGGCACGAGATTGGTCTCTACGTCGCCGACCTGCTTGAGAAGAAGGTCGGCTTCAAGGTTGACAGGCTTGAGTGGGACAGGCAGAAGGCTGGCCAGGTTGTCTTCGCCAAGCCGCCGAGCAACTACGAGTGGAACATCTACACCGGCGGATGGGGTACCAGCGGTATTCCGAGCGTCTGGATTGACGATTACACCGCCTGGTTCTACGCCGCCTGGTACGGATACGTTCCGGGAGCAGTTGATCCGAAGCACATCAACACCGTCACCGTTGAGGACGCCCTCAAGTACCTGGGCGACGGCGACGCTAACGCAGGCCTCCAGAAGATTGGAACCCTCTACTACAAGAGCGCTGACAGCCTTGGCCCGATGCTCAAGTGGACCGAGGAGGAGCTCACCTACCTGCTGACCTACTTCACCACCAAGGGAGCCAAGGGCACCCCGTACATCCACGACGACCTCATCCCGGACGAGCAGATCAAGATAACCACCGCGGACCAGTACTGGGACCTCCAGAAGATAAGCATGCTCATCGGTATCCTCGAGAGCGAGAGGGTCTTCCTCATCGAGACCTGGGAGTTCTACCCGGCCAACAAGCAGAGGGTTACCAGCATCAAGCCCGAGGCCAGCACCGGTATCGGCCAGCGCTGGAGCATAATGACCGCTGAGACCCCTGACAAGCACCTTAAGATCGCCCAGTTCGCCTCAACCGGTGCCATGTTCATGAGCGCCTTCAACCCGGTTGGCGGTCTGAGCGACGTTTACTCCGTTAGGGTCTGGAACCTCATCAGGGACTACGGTGCCACCACCAACTTCGACGGTATCGTCAGCCCGTACAGGTGCAAGTGGGAGCTCGATCGCGGTCACTTCACCGTTCCGGACGACGCCGTCATCTACAACCAGACCCAGGGATGGATTGCCGCCAACGCTGGTAAAGAGGCCGTCGTTAAGGTCAAGGTCACCTGCGACTTCGGCGAGTGGCACAACGGCGTTAAGGGCAACATCGACGACCTCAAGTACTACATAGCCTTCCTCTACACCTGGGCCTACCAGGACGGTGCCGACGACCCGTACTACGACAGCTCACTCGGTGGAACCGCTGGAACGCTCTCCAACATCCTCGGCTGGCAGTGGACCGATGACGGCTACATCGTCTACGGTACCTACGAGCACCCGCTCGCCGACGACATGACGGCTGGCTTCTACGTGTTCTACCCGCAGCTCCCGTGGGAGCTCTACTGGGCCATGGGCGAGCTCGTCGCCAAGAGCAAGGAGTACGGCATTGACAAGACCTACTCCTTCAGCAGCGGTGCCGAGGGAGTCCTCTGGCTCGACCTCCTCACCAAGGAGCACGTTGACGACCTCGCCAACGTCATGCTCAAGATCTCGGGCCTCACCTGGGACGACATAACCAAGACCACCACGACCACCCAGCCGCCCACCACGACCACCAGCAGCCCGAGCGAAACCACCACGACCACCAGCCAGCCACCGCAGGGTGGAGGCAACACGACCACCTACGTCATCGTCGGCCTGGTGATAATCATCATCGCCGCGGCCGCCTGGTACTTCACCAA
The window above is part of the Thermococcus sp. MAR1 genome. Proteins encoded here:
- a CDS encoding ABC transporter substrate-binding protein; translation: MHPVSAADYTPKDIPLNSDEAKARFKADLQWYLKYGHFVISNGPYMLVMYSPENLYLKLEKFTGPRKIFTDTLPKDGYADVIEYQGVQNPENVILQIAKGEYDLGMFSFPAGKYQGLGEDVLANLNLYKSASSYNELTFNTYHDPDKDAPIVTVGDKVYFNPFAIRQVRFAMNWLISRDYIVQNIYQGSGAPMLGCIRPSHPADKYFEPVYKALGLTGAGNEELALKLIADAMQKAAQEVAKYGHTLEKKEGMWYFDGEPVTIKFIIRIEDERHEIGLYVADLLEKKVGFKVDRLEWDRQKAGQVVFAKPPSNYEWNIYTGGWGTSGIPSVWIDDYTAWFYAAWYGYVPGAVDPKHINTVTVEDALKYLGDGDANAGLQKIGTLYYKSADSLGPMLKWTEEELTYLLTYFTTKGAKGTPYIHDDLIPDEQIKITTADQYWDLQKISMLIGILESERVFLIETWEFYPANKQRVTSIKPEASTGIGQRWSIMTAETPDKHLKIAQFASTGAMFMSAFNPVGGLSDVYSVRVWNLIRDYGATTNFDGIVSPYRCKWELDRGHFTVPDDAVIYNQTQGWIAANAGKEAVVKVKVTCDFGEWHNGVKGNIDDLKYYIAFLYTWAYQDGADDPYYDSSLGGTAGTLSNILGWQWTDDGYIVYGTYEHPLADDMTAGFYVFYPQLPWELYWAMGELVAKSKEYGIDKTYSFSSGAEGVLWLDLLTKEHVDDLANVMLKISGLTWDDITKTTTTTQPPTTTTSSPSETTTTTSQPPQGGGNTTTYVIVGLVIIIIAAAAWYFTKKK